A genomic region of Polyangiaceae bacterium contains the following coding sequences:
- a CDS encoding carboxypeptidase regulatory-like domain-containing protein yields MFRGGDARTRNSFLPLHLVAALLVMLVSSWASAQASKPAGAVRIQVRGGAQIGATATIEGSATIVRGHLMDDAGAVLGGVPITLQVIAPDGSPGAPLPLPSPCDSAARRERRTPRIASADKYEVRTDDHGEFCIRAEGTFGKASLKLRFDGDPLHDATESAISFDSNRASVAHTLLRFEPPPDVIDLERPSVSLTASLRVDRAASQRSTSSVVRREGLVVVLEDERGERIAEQSTGGDGRVRFELPTKAFAGPGAGELRLRFDGTTVLAKATASQPIVRRADVALSLSHPVDVGDPDDGVPIDVDVKTLRGPVTGGVVEALRGDESVGAGEVRDGVARVIASFSFERAGTVPLKLRYVPSAPFFRAGKSLDIEISVRGPGMAKQIAIALVVLAVTAWIVIGWRRAPMRAVPNADDGKTPVPTGRAGVDVVRAEAGQTSYSGTVIDAHDATPIAAARLVVIAPAFQGDGVVSRATSNERGEFVLDASHRSDARLVIEAPAHTKHEQALPLPGVLRIALVTRRRTLLERLVRWAQRTGAPFDAQPEPTPGHVRRAAFRAQDDEVEQWARGVETAAYGPAMVDEQLESQLVAGEPRGGRKLGV; encoded by the coding sequence ATGTTCCGAGGCGGAGACGCCCGTACGAGAAACTCGTTTTTGCCGCTTCACCTCGTCGCCGCATTGCTCGTGATGCTGGTCTCGTCATGGGCTTCGGCACAAGCATCGAAGCCCGCCGGGGCCGTGCGCATTCAGGTGCGAGGCGGAGCGCAGATCGGTGCCACTGCGACGATCGAGGGCTCTGCAACGATCGTGCGCGGGCATCTCATGGACGACGCGGGTGCGGTGCTCGGTGGAGTCCCGATCACGCTGCAGGTCATCGCGCCCGATGGGTCGCCTGGTGCCCCTCTTCCACTGCCTTCGCCGTGCGATTCTGCCGCACGGCGGGAACGTCGCACGCCACGCATTGCGAGCGCAGACAAATACGAAGTGCGCACCGATGACCACGGTGAGTTCTGCATTCGAGCCGAGGGGACTTTCGGCAAAGCTTCCTTGAAGCTGCGCTTCGATGGCGACCCGCTCCACGATGCCACCGAGAGCGCGATCTCCTTCGACTCGAATAGAGCTTCCGTCGCGCACACACTCTTGCGCTTCGAACCGCCTCCGGACGTCATCGATCTCGAGCGACCGAGTGTGTCACTCACGGCATCGCTACGAGTCGACCGAGCCGCGAGTCAACGATCGACGTCGAGTGTCGTGCGCCGTGAAGGACTCGTGGTGGTGCTCGAAGACGAGCGTGGTGAGCGTATCGCGGAGCAGTCGACGGGCGGGGATGGGCGCGTGCGTTTCGAGCTGCCGACGAAGGCGTTTGCGGGACCCGGCGCGGGTGAACTGCGCCTGCGTTTCGATGGCACGACGGTGCTTGCAAAAGCGACTGCGTCGCAGCCGATCGTGCGACGTGCCGACGTCGCGTTGTCGTTGTCGCACCCCGTCGACGTGGGCGATCCCGATGACGGTGTGCCGATCGACGTCGACGTGAAGACGTTGCGTGGTCCTGTGACGGGAGGTGTCGTCGAAGCGTTGCGTGGCGACGAAAGCGTCGGTGCGGGCGAAGTACGAGACGGCGTGGCGCGTGTCATCGCGTCGTTTTCGTTCGAGCGTGCCGGAACGGTTCCGCTGAAGCTTCGCTACGTGCCGTCTGCACCTTTCTTTCGTGCCGGAAAGTCGCTCGACATCGAGATCTCGGTTCGAGGCCCGGGCATGGCGAAACAGATCGCGATTGCGCTCGTCGTGCTCGCCGTGACGGCGTGGATCGTCATTGGATGGCGACGTGCGCCGATGCGTGCGGTTCCGAATGCCGATGATGGCAAGACGCCGGTACCTACGGGGCGTGCGGGAGTCGATGTCGTGCGCGCGGAAGCAGGACAAACCTCGTACAGCGGCACGGTCATCGATGCGCATGATGCGACGCCCATCGCTGCGGCTCGTCTCGTCGTGATCGCGCCGGCATTTCAGGGCGACGGCGTCGTTTCGCGTGCGACGTCGAACGAGCGTGGCGAGTTTGTCCTGGATGCAAGCCATCGGAGTGATGCGCGGCTCGTCATCGAAGCGCCTGCACACACCAAGCACGAGCAAGCTCTGCCTTTGCCAGGGGTCCTGCGCATTGCGCTCGTGACGCGGCGACGAACTCTCCTCGAGCGTCTCGTTCGTTGGGCGCAGCGCACGGGAGCTCCCTTCGACGCCCAGCCCGAGCCCACGCCGGGGCATGTGCGCCGAGCGGCGTTTCGCGCCCAAGACGATGAAGTCGAGCAGTGGGCACGTGGCGTCGAAACAGCGGCGTATGGGCCGGCAATGGTCGATGAACAGCTCGAGTCGCAGCTCGTGGCCGGAGAACCGCGCGGCGGCCGCAAGCTTGGGGTATGA
- a CDS encoding YraN family protein, producing the protein MQRRRFRHGRRHLTLPRDEPFPLFTSDKRPPRTRERSTSSVDRAAPAASKRIDPSTTTRTRQESGARAEDAAANYFELIGYSILARNLRVGRAEIDLLVRDDDVIVVVEVRTRGPGSYQRPLDSITPAKRRRLRAAGESLWRKRFLKDQQISRMRFDAVGVTFDENDKPIVEHIRAAF; encoded by the coding sequence GTGCAAAGGCGTCGGTTTCGCCACGGGCGAAGGCACCTGACCCTCCCACGCGACGAACCTTTTCCTCTGTTCACTTCCGACAAACGGCCACCACGCACTCGAGAGCGATCGACTTCATCGGTCGATCGCGCCGCCCCCGCTGCGTCCAAACGCATCGATCCGTCCACCACCACACGCACGCGCCAAGAATCCGGCGCACGGGCGGAAGATGCAGCGGCAAACTATTTTGAGCTCATAGGATATTCGATCCTCGCGCGGAATCTCCGTGTCGGCCGAGCCGAGATCGATCTGCTCGTGCGCGACGACGACGTCATCGTGGTCGTGGAAGTGCGTACACGTGGACCTGGCTCTTACCAGCGTCCGCTCGACAGCATCACGCCGGCCAAGCGCCGAAGACTACGTGCCGCTGGAGAAAGTTTGTGGAGAAAGCGATTTCTGAAGGACCAACAGATCTCGCGCATGCGCTTCGACGCCGTCGGCGTCACGTTCGACGAGAATGACAAACCCATCGTCGAACACATTCGTGCAGCCTTCTGA
- a CDS encoding tetratricopeptide repeat protein, translated as MASCLVVSSLMGLGCSRNRQEAVILANAGDKDLALNPEGAANKYEQATKLDPTNHRIFYKLAMAHKKKEDWDKVASTLTRAAQLAPKFANYWFERGYALEMQAKKKTISYEEAKEPYQKCIENDPNFADCYHQLANVFLWTDDEQNALANYTKAIEHQPTELRYYPPLADLYLNLGYVNEAEQVLKEAKAFAKPGDKSLFWVHVLQSEVYNERKSVAERVAELEAAKAVAGTEGAEAIQIMFMLGSTYAVLEPPRTQEAVQMLKGFSTRACKGAKAAVYKTECEQSQSLITKLGGS; from the coding sequence ATGGCGTCGTGTCTCGTGGTTTCGAGCTTGATGGGTCTCGGTTGCAGTCGCAACCGGCAGGAGGCCGTCATTCTCGCGAACGCCGGAGACAAGGATCTCGCACTCAATCCCGAAGGTGCGGCCAACAAGTACGAGCAAGCGACCAAGCTTGACCCGACAAACCATCGCATCTTCTACAAGCTCGCGATGGCCCACAAGAAGAAGGAAGACTGGGACAAAGTCGCGTCGACATTGACTCGCGCCGCGCAGCTCGCACCGAAGTTTGCGAACTACTGGTTCGAGCGTGGATATGCGCTCGAGATGCAGGCGAAGAAGAAGACGATCTCTTATGAGGAGGCGAAGGAGCCTTATCAGAAGTGCATCGAGAACGACCCGAACTTCGCCGACTGTTATCACCAGCTAGCGAACGTGTTTTTGTGGACAGACGATGAACAAAATGCGCTCGCGAACTACACGAAGGCGATCGAGCATCAGCCGACGGAGCTTCGGTACTATCCGCCGCTTGCGGATCTCTACTTGAATCTCGGGTACGTGAACGAGGCCGAGCAGGTGCTCAAGGAAGCGAAGGCGTTCGCGAAGCCTGGCGACAAGTCGCTCTTCTGGGTGCACGTACTTCAGTCGGAAGTGTACAACGAGCGTAAATCCGTGGCTGAGCGCGTCGCGGAACTCGAAGCGGCGAAAGCAGTTGCGGGGACGGAGGGCGCGGAAGCGATACAGATCATGTTCATGCTCGGAAGTACCTACGCGGTGCTCGAACCGCCGCGCACGCAGGAAGCGGTGCAGATGCTGAAGGGCTTCAGCACGCGCGCATGCAAGGGCGCGAAAGCTGCGGTGTACAAGACGGAATGCGAGCAATCGCAATCCCTCATTACGAAGCTTGGCGGCAGTTAG
- a CDS encoding tetratricopeptide repeat protein, producing the protein MKQSNVGVLRTLRLAAAAVGLCATASIAGQASAADECITQQAKDNLAQCPGGSLKQGAGKKPAMSFKSAPQQVQLKKRDDMLKPVNPTTSMTAAQRDERRARLKDKSRQLLITEIQQVEALFASTPKKSSDRPKLMRRLAEGYVELEAAAFRDKTENAIKADEAKAKKDKKEQAFRAESGKADKMLVLARQAAVKYYSMLKNQYPKWCQTTNAADPSKSTGCTDEVLYYLAYEHEQGNNLDEARKVYFELIQNWPQSKYIPNAYLAFGELFFNEAQGDPSKWQLAQQSYSEVIKYPPPDNKVWGYAHYKLGYVYWNMGDFLKSISEFKKTIEYGMQYASLPNAAQLAISARRDIIPVYALGGAPKAAHDFFKPLSGDKGVENEMTLKMMDDLGQNYLDTGHYKEGIELYRDLMARDRGPRFCKYQGHITEATLAMKSGNKAGIKSELDNMLQVHDKFVTESHPEDVKLKCSNTTAGLLTETAMAWHLEAVGSGGVRGTGDKNTMTLAAQIYEKVVGSFKQEQFAKFEFPRIVREDWPNVFKIKYAMADLLYFNKDWAKCGPAFDAVVAEDPNGPLAPEAAFAAVLCYQNIYTELHKDGSEKKGTGNLPSSADGGKKDPKKAQSDKAKYAPKPFTDNQKGMLSAFNRYICYIKPPENDKEAQENYVEVKYARARTYFEAQHWEEAGYAFRDIAMSHSDKDVGIYATQLYLESVNILGSNSDPARPSCYEDMANDVPKFLELYCTKGKEKDNAEQCGILTRIQRDIERLRAQKLIEAADAGSGGVDTIKMYEKGAQAYMELWKKYGESACEKKEASCEKSEEILYNAARAFQAARLIAKSIAARQILLNPKYNLNKTELAKKSVYEIGGNYQAIAVYDEAANWYERFAAENPKMEKAPEALQDAVVLRLGLGQEDQAIKDAEAFGRNYGGQKPAQAAQIAFAIGSHYIEKEDWENARKRLSGAMSQIDRNATFDIQIQAHAMLARVFTKINNPSSAAPEYNKVRNYWKDPQAALKKLDAIGGGEDEKLRRITKSLTAVGEALFFFAEQKRKEVDKIKFPIYKGSGQRDDVMKHIQGKVMDWIKKKRPAIEGLAEEYRQIVNLQPAPPPKWVIAAGSRVGQVWGRFVLEFRAAPIPKEWKGNGMVPGTDLSYAELRGEYFAKLDEASEPQKQMAKSAFKTCLDYSIKFQYFDEYSRTCEEWLSKNYGAEYHLVDEFRGSPSRVNSGMSDKAQPLNIDGTAFVPVVDTPAAADKPADKPAAK; encoded by the coding sequence ATGAAGCAGTCGAACGTGGGTGTGCTTCGGACGCTCCGTCTAGCGGCCGCCGCGGTGGGTCTATGCGCCACCGCATCAATTGCGGGTCAGGCGTCGGCCGCCGACGAATGCATCACGCAGCAGGCCAAGGACAATCTCGCGCAATGCCCCGGTGGATCGTTGAAGCAAGGGGCCGGCAAGAAGCCGGCCATGAGCTTCAAGTCGGCTCCACAGCAGGTGCAGCTCAAAAAGCGCGATGACATGCTCAAGCCGGTCAATCCGACGACGTCGATGACCGCCGCACAACGCGATGAGCGTCGTGCGCGGCTCAAGGACAAATCACGTCAACTGCTGATTACCGAAATCCAGCAGGTCGAAGCGCTCTTTGCGAGTACGCCCAAGAAGTCGTCGGATCGTCCGAAGCTCATGCGGCGTCTCGCTGAAGGGTATGTCGAACTCGAGGCTGCCGCGTTCCGTGACAAGACCGAGAATGCCATCAAGGCAGACGAGGCGAAGGCGAAGAAGGACAAGAAGGAACAGGCCTTCCGCGCCGAATCCGGCAAAGCCGACAAGATGCTCGTTTTGGCTCGCCAAGCGGCTGTCAAGTATTACAGCATGCTGAAGAATCAGTATCCGAAATGGTGTCAGACCACCAATGCGGCTGATCCTTCGAAGAGCACCGGCTGCACCGACGAAGTGCTCTATTACCTCGCATACGAGCACGAGCAGGGCAATAACCTCGACGAAGCTCGCAAAGTCTATTTCGAGCTGATTCAGAACTGGCCTCAATCGAAGTACATCCCGAATGCGTATCTCGCATTCGGCGAGCTGTTCTTCAACGAGGCGCAGGGCGATCCATCGAAATGGCAGCTCGCGCAGCAATCGTATTCGGAAGTCATCAAGTACCCCCCGCCCGATAACAAGGTTTGGGGCTACGCCCATTACAAGCTCGGGTACGTCTACTGGAACATGGGCGACTTCTTGAAGTCGATTTCCGAATTCAAGAAGACGATTGAATACGGCATGCAATATGCGAGCCTCCCGAACGCGGCGCAGCTCGCGATTTCGGCGCGACGTGACATCATTCCCGTCTACGCGCTCGGAGGTGCTCCGAAGGCAGCGCACGACTTCTTCAAGCCACTGTCGGGCGATAAAGGCGTCGAGAATGAAATGACGCTGAAAATGATGGATGATCTCGGCCAGAACTATCTCGATACCGGCCATTACAAGGAAGGCATCGAGCTATATCGCGATCTCATGGCGCGCGATCGCGGCCCGCGGTTCTGCAAGTACCAAGGGCACATTACGGAAGCCACGCTCGCGATGAAGTCGGGCAACAAGGCTGGGATCAAGTCCGAGCTCGACAACATGCTCCAAGTGCACGACAAGTTTGTCACGGAAAGCCATCCGGAGGACGTCAAGCTCAAGTGTTCGAATACGACTGCGGGGCTTTTGACGGAAACCGCAATGGCGTGGCACCTCGAAGCCGTCGGTTCGGGTGGTGTTCGCGGTACGGGCGACAAGAACACGATGACGCTTGCGGCGCAGATCTACGAAAAGGTCGTAGGCTCGTTCAAGCAAGAGCAATTCGCGAAGTTCGAATTTCCGCGCATCGTGAGGGAGGACTGGCCAAACGTATTCAAGATCAAGTACGCAATGGCCGACCTTCTTTACTTCAACAAGGATTGGGCAAAGTGCGGCCCGGCATTCGATGCCGTCGTGGCCGAGGATCCGAATGGTCCGCTCGCGCCTGAAGCCGCGTTTGCGGCGGTTCTCTGCTACCAAAACATCTATACCGAGCTCCACAAAGACGGTTCGGAAAAGAAGGGCACGGGGAATCTCCCGAGCTCGGCGGACGGCGGCAAGAAAGACCCCAAGAAGGCGCAGTCGGACAAGGCGAAATACGCTCCGAAGCCGTTTACCGACAACCAAAAGGGCATGCTCAGCGCTTTCAATCGGTACATCTGCTACATCAAGCCGCCCGAGAACGACAAGGAAGCCCAAGAGAACTACGTCGAAGTCAAGTACGCACGCGCTCGTACCTACTTCGAAGCCCAGCATTGGGAGGAAGCGGGATATGCATTCCGCGACATCGCAATGAGCCACTCCGACAAGGACGTGGGCATCTATGCGACGCAGCTTTACCTCGAGAGCGTCAACATTCTCGGGTCGAATTCGGATCCAGCGCGTCCGTCGTGTTATGAGGACATGGCGAATGACGTCCCCAAGTTCCTCGAGCTGTATTGCACGAAGGGCAAGGAAAAGGACAACGCCGAGCAATGCGGAATTCTTACCCGCATTCAACGCGACATCGAGCGTCTGCGTGCCCAGAAATTGATCGAAGCGGCGGACGCCGGCAGCGGCGGTGTCGACACGATCAAGATGTACGAAAAGGGCGCCCAGGCGTACATGGAGCTGTGGAAGAAGTACGGCGAATCGGCGTGCGAAAAGAAAGAAGCGTCGTGCGAGAAGAGCGAAGAAATCCTCTATAACGCCGCTCGAGCTTTCCAGGCCGCGCGTCTCATTGCGAAATCGATCGCCGCTCGTCAGATCCTGCTCAACCCGAAGTACAACCTCAACAAGACCGAGCTCGCCAAGAAGTCGGTTTACGAGATTGGCGGTAACTACCAGGCCATTGCGGTCTACGACGAAGCTGCCAACTGGTACGAGAGGTTTGCGGCCGAGAACCCGAAGATGGAGAAGGCCCCCGAGGCGCTCCAGGATGCCGTCGTGCTTCGCTTGGGTCTTGGTCAAGAGGATCAGGCCATCAAAGACGCCGAAGCTTTCGGACGGAACTACGGTGGACAGAAGCCGGCCCAAGCTGCGCAGATCGCGTTCGCCATCGGTTCGCATTACATCGAGAAGGAAGATTGGGAGAATGCGCGCAAGCGTCTGAGTGGCGCGATGTCGCAAATCGATAGGAATGCGACGTTCGACATTCAGATTCAGGCGCACGCAATGCTCGCCCGCGTGTTCACGAAGATCAACAATCCGTCGAGCGCTGCGCCCGAATACAACAAGGTGCGCAATTACTGGAAGGACCCGCAAGCGGCCCTGAAGAAGCTCGACGCGATTGGTGGCGGCGAAGACGAGAAGCTCCGACGCATTACGAAATCGCTGACGGCCGTTGGCGAGGCGCTGTTCTTCTTCGCCGAGCAGAAGCGCAAGGAAGTCGATAAGATCAAATTCCCCATCTACAAGGGGTCTGGCCAGCGCGACGATGTGATGAAGCACATCCAAGGCAAGGTCATGGATTGGATCAAGAAGAAGCGTCCGGCCATCGAGGGGTTGGCGGAGGAATATCGCCAAATCGTCAACCTCCAGCCCGCGCCTCCGCCCAAGTGGGTCATTGCAGCCGGTTCGCGTGTCGGTCAGGTATGGGGCCGGTTCGTTCTGGAATTCCGCGCGGCGCCCATTCCCAAGGAATGGAAAGGCAATGGCATGGTTCCCGGCACCGACCTCAGCTATGCCGAGCTTCGTGGTGAATACTTCGCGAAACTCGACGAGGCGAGCGAGCCGCAGAAGCAGATGGCGAAGAGCGCCTTCAAGACGTGCCTCGACTATTCGATCAAGTTCCAGTACTTCGACGAGTATTCGCGCACGTGCGAGGAGTGGCTCTCGAAGAACTACGGCGCTGAGTACCACTTGGTCGACGAATTCCGCGGTTCTCCGTCACGGGTGAACTCGGGTATGAGCGACAAGGCGCAGCCGCTCAATATCGACGGGACGGCATTCGTGCCGGTCGTGGATACGCCTGCTGCCGCGGACAAACCTGCTGACAAGCCGGCGGCGAAGTAG
- a CDS encoding HEAT repeat domain-containing protein produces the protein MDGHVCASSSIITNCNQRRLPKAKRWCTFMGPMRKSISVLVASLLTVAFLREAHADPKTGYLVQQLKTSDDFRVRTQAALALGASGDDAAVKPLCDALADDNVMVKQSAAAALGKLGKAGGVPCLKAALAKETAAGPKKQMQKALDALAGSAAPPPPGPDSKYYVAIEVTNKSKRKLDEVDAIVRSAIQSKLLGRKGYAVAPKGESSAAAGKIVKSKKLAGYYLIASVEAPVYDGGSLTQVVRVSMWTYPTKALKGEFAPKLTQSDTPKPDPESETTLIKMCVENAVDTFTKVVASM, from the coding sequence ATGGACGGGCATGTGTGTGCAAGCTCTTCGATCATCACGAATTGCAACCAGCGCCGCCTCCCGAAGGCGAAGAGGTGGTGTACCTTTATGGGTCCTATGCGCAAGAGCATCAGCGTGCTCGTGGCTTCACTTCTTACCGTCGCGTTCTTACGCGAGGCGCATGCCGATCCCAAGACCGGCTATCTCGTGCAGCAGCTCAAGACCAGCGATGACTTTCGCGTGCGCACGCAAGCTGCGCTCGCGCTTGGTGCATCGGGTGACGATGCTGCGGTCAAACCTCTGTGCGACGCGCTTGCCGATGACAACGTCATGGTCAAGCAATCGGCCGCTGCAGCACTCGGCAAGCTCGGCAAGGCCGGAGGTGTTCCGTGCCTGAAAGCAGCCCTCGCGAAAGAGACCGCTGCTGGACCGAAGAAACAAATGCAGAAGGCGCTCGACGCTCTCGCCGGCTCTGCTGCTCCCCCACCTCCTGGTCCCGACTCCAAGTATTACGTGGCGATCGAAGTCACGAACAAATCCAAGCGAAAGCTCGACGAAGTCGATGCGATCGTTCGCAGCGCGATTCAGTCGAAGCTGCTCGGCAGGAAAGGTTATGCCGTTGCGCCGAAAGGCGAGTCGAGCGCAGCCGCGGGGAAGATCGTCAAGTCGAAAAAGCTCGCGGGCTACTACCTCATCGCGAGCGTCGAGGCGCCCGTGTATGACGGAGGGAGCCTGACGCAAGTCGTTCGCGTGAGCATGTGGACCTATCCAACGAAAGCGCTCAAAGGCGAGTTTGCACCAAAGCTCACGCAATCGGATACGCCGAAGCCCGATCCCGAGAGTGAGACGACGCTGATCAAGATGTGCGTCGAGAACGCGGTCGATACGTTCACCAAGGTCGTTGCCTCCATGTGA
- a CDS encoding HAMP domain-containing protein — protein MAKVEEGFPMSDASAPDTTPPKTGRQQRRLRNFLLDKQFQLKYAGMLAGIALVLSVIFGIGLRATSERLVQRNRDAVARSQQLVTQGQETVRRGKLVVDLSKKVNDVVAMNITKAYGDDPELAKTFTEQTATDEKKFKEEQQLLEADAAMLRKRADELELEAATFEEQRKVLTLMLVGALLVFVVCIGLAGIVVTHKVAGPIFKMRRMFGQVGDGHFSLRERLRKGDEMQAFFEAFEKMLERLRDIQGKDMTRIDEAIARIEGDASSDAVEMLKKLRAEMQVRRDG, from the coding sequence ATGGCAAAAGTCGAAGAAGGTTTTCCCATGAGCGATGCGTCTGCCCCCGACACCACCCCTCCCAAGACTGGGCGCCAGCAGCGCCGTCTTCGCAACTTCCTCCTCGACAAACAATTCCAGCTCAAATACGCGGGCATGCTCGCGGGCATTGCGCTCGTCTTGTCCGTCATCTTCGGCATTGGGCTTCGAGCCACCAGCGAGCGACTCGTCCAGCGAAACCGCGACGCGGTCGCGCGGAGCCAACAGCTCGTTACGCAGGGCCAAGAGACAGTTCGTCGCGGCAAACTCGTCGTCGATCTGAGCAAGAAGGTCAACGACGTCGTCGCGATGAACATCACGAAGGCATACGGAGACGATCCGGAGCTTGCCAAGACGTTCACCGAGCAGACCGCGACGGACGAGAAGAAGTTCAAAGAGGAACAACAACTGCTCGAAGCTGATGCGGCGATGTTGCGCAAGCGAGCGGACGAGCTCGAGCTCGAAGCGGCCACGTTCGAGGAGCAGCGGAAGGTGCTCACCCTGATGCTGGTCGGCGCGCTGCTCGTCTTCGTCGTGTGCATTGGCCTCGCGGGGATTGTCGTGACGCACAAGGTCGCGGGTCCCATCTTCAAGATGCGGCGCATGTTTGGACAAGTCGGCGACGGTCACTTCTCCCTGCGCGAGCGCTTGCGCAAAGGCGACGAGATGCAGGCGTTCTTCGAAGCGTTCGAAAAGATGCTCGAGCGACTGCGCGACATCCAAGGCAAAGACATGACGCGCATCGACGAAGCAATTGCTCGCATCGAAGGCGACGCGTCGAGTGATGCGGTGGAGATGCTGAAGAAGCTACGTGCCGAGATGCAAGTGCGGCGCGACGGTTGA
- a CDS encoding FHA domain-containing protein — translation MEGKQKVALTFALYQNEALVRRETVAQDIVKVGKDPKSHLRVDDELASRMHAVIEVASPDDITLIDLGNEPGTLVNGARVNKVKIKVDDQLQIGGTKLILEKAEPVAMAAGAAKPAGANPFAAPAGGNPFGAPAANPFAAPAAAPFAAANPFAAPDPFGGNNPFAQPKAAHDEVPPDAPEGSYTYQLVKSGPDVPNEEVETSTASVEVMILWDQTILHVEHLTPPRSYYVGEEESKTFKCDYFVPQEKIGTTRAPVVLANGGSVSVVLLPRAKGTIELAGQPKMTVQQAIDSGKTQPCAELSGAFQVPLPPGSKAKIDVDGLIFQVSTVNAGRAVAGHFSFDAQGLMYHGLSAAVHLGLLAAMAFFMPPLGATGEDGISDDQKFMIQQYLNAAAEKEQEEKPPEETAENNADNKEGGTGTRAKGEEGSMGNPNTKASGNRFGVQGPKDNADPHIARQAALRDAAEFGMIGLLNAGAGGDPNAPTAPWGRDDSLGNDPLSARGNMWGDNIGDSFGAGGLGLSGIGEGGGGRGEGIGLGSIGTIGHGAGTGTGQGFGSGHGRLSGSHRTKPPQVRMGATSVSGRLPPEVIQRIVRQNFGRFRLCYENGLRNNPNLQGRVSVRFVIGRDGAVSNVGNGGSDMPDGGVVSCVVRAFYGLSFPQPEGGIVTVVYPIMFSPGG, via the coding sequence ATGGAAGGCAAGCAAAAAGTCGCTCTCACGTTCGCGCTTTATCAGAACGAAGCGCTCGTGCGGCGAGAGACGGTAGCGCAGGACATCGTCAAGGTTGGTAAGGATCCGAAGAGCCATCTTCGAGTCGACGACGAGCTTGCATCGCGCATGCATGCCGTCATCGAAGTGGCGTCGCCCGATGACATCACGCTGATCGATCTCGGCAACGAACCCGGGACGCTCGTCAACGGAGCGCGGGTCAACAAGGTCAAGATCAAGGTTGACGATCAGCTTCAGATCGGCGGAACGAAGCTGATTCTCGAGAAGGCCGAGCCCGTGGCGATGGCGGCCGGTGCAGCGAAACCGGCTGGAGCCAATCCGTTTGCCGCACCGGCCGGAGGCAATCCGTTCGGCGCTCCCGCGGCCAATCCGTTTGCGGCGCCCGCAGCGGCCCCGTTTGCCGCGGCAAACCCCTTCGCAGCTCCCGATCCGTTTGGCGGGAACAACCCGTTCGCTCAGCCGAAGGCCGCGCACGACGAGGTTCCTCCGGACGCACCCGAAGGTTCGTACACGTACCAACTCGTCAAGAGTGGCCCGGACGTACCGAACGAAGAGGTCGAGACGTCGACGGCGTCGGTGGAAGTGATGATCCTTTGGGATCAAACCATCTTGCACGTTGAGCACTTGACGCCGCCTCGCTCGTATTACGTCGGCGAAGAAGAGAGCAAGACGTTCAAGTGCGATTATTTCGTGCCCCAAGAAAAAATTGGCACGACGCGCGCTCCAGTGGTGCTTGCCAATGGTGGTTCGGTGTCCGTCGTTCTTTTGCCGCGCGCGAAAGGCACGATCGAGCTTGCAGGTCAACCGAAGATGACGGTGCAGCAAGCGATCGACAGTGGAAAGACGCAGCCGTGTGCGGAGCTTTCCGGCGCGTTCCAGGTTCCGCTTCCCCCGGGATCCAAGGCGAAGATCGATGTTGACGGACTGATCTTCCAGGTCTCGACGGTGAATGCCGGGCGTGCGGTTGCAGGGCACTTCTCCTTCGATGCACAGGGGCTCATGTACCACGGTTTGTCGGCGGCCGTTCACCTCGGCCTGCTCGCTGCCATGGCGTTCTTCATGCCGCCGCTTGGAGCTACCGGTGAAGACGGTATCTCCGACGATCAGAAGTTCATGATCCAGCAGTACCTCAATGCGGCGGCCGAAAAAGAGCAGGAAGAGAAGCCGCCGGAGGAGACTGCGGAAAACAACGCGGACAACAAGGAAGGCGGCACGGGCACGCGCGCGAAGGGTGAAGAGGGTTCGATGGGGAATCCCAACACCAAAGCGAGCGGCAACAGGTTCGGCGTCCAAGGTCCCAAGGACAATGCAGACCCGCACATTGCTCGTCAGGCTGCTCTTCGTGACGCTGCGGAATTCGGCATGATCGGTCTGCTCAATGCAGGCGCCGGTGGTGATCCGAATGCGCCGACCGCTCCCTGGGGTCGCGATGATTCGCTCGGCAACGACCCACTCAGCGCACGCGGCAACATGTGGGGTGACAACATCGGCGATTCGTTCGGTGCCGGTGGTCTAGGTTTGTCCGGTATCGGTGAAGGCGGCGGTGGACGTGGCGAAGGTATCGGTCTCGGATCGATCGGCACCATCGGTCACGGTGCAGGCACCGGAACGGGTCAAGGTTTCGGCTCTGGCCACGGTCGTTTGTCCGGTTCACACCGCACCAAGCCACCGCAGGTCCGCATGGGTGCAACGAGCGTCAGCGGCCGTTTGCCTCCGGAGGTCATCCAACGCATCGTGCGTCAGAACTTCGGTCGCTTCCGTCTCTGCTACGAAAACGGCTTGCGCAACAACCCGAACTTGCAGGGCCGCGTGTCGGTTCGTTTCGTCATCGGGCGCGACGGCGCGGTTTCGAACGTAGGCAACGGTGGATCGGACATGCCGGACGGCGGCGTCGTGTCGTGCGTCGTGCGTGCCTTCTACGGTTTGTCGTTCCCGCAGCCTGAAGGCGGTATCGTGACGGTCGTGTACCCGATCATGTTCAGCCCAGGTGGCTGA